The Enterobacter kobei genome has a segment encoding these proteins:
- a CDS encoding response regulator, producing the protein MQHELIDVLIVEDENELAQLHAELISKHPRLRLVGIASSLADAQVQLERKQPQLMLLDNYLPDGKGITLISNPMLTRANCSVIFITAASDMDTCSQAIRNGAFDYILKPVSWKRLSQSLERFVQFAEQQRVWKIVDQQNVDSLYQLQAKNYRQDNGSKGIEENTLARVQALFNDKATHCFTVDEVVSETGLSKTTTRRYLEHCVEAGFLSVEMLYGKIGHPRRMYKRSAV; encoded by the coding sequence ATGCAACATGAACTTATCGACGTACTGATTGTTGAAGACGAGAACGAACTGGCACAGCTGCACGCGGAGCTCATCAGCAAACACCCGCGTCTGAGACTGGTGGGGATTGCCTCGTCACTGGCCGACGCGCAGGTTCAGCTTGAGCGTAAACAGCCTCAGCTGATGCTGCTGGATAACTATCTGCCGGACGGCAAAGGCATCACCCTTATCAGTAACCCGATGCTGACCCGCGCCAACTGCTCGGTGATTTTCATCACCGCCGCCAGCGATATGGACACCTGCAGCCAGGCCATCCGCAACGGCGCTTTTGACTATATCCTTAAGCCGGTTTCCTGGAAGCGCCTCAGCCAGTCGCTGGAGCGCTTTGTGCAATTTGCCGAACAGCAGCGCGTCTGGAAGATTGTCGATCAGCAAAACGTCGATTCACTGTATCAACTCCAGGCGAAGAACTACCGCCAGGACAACGGCAGCAAAGGGATTGAGGAGAATACGCTGGCCCGGGTGCAGGCGCTGTTCAACGACAAGGCGACGCACTGCTTTACCGTGGATGAGGTGGTGAGCGAAACGGGGTTGAGTAAAACCACTACCCGGCGCTATCTGGAGCACTGCGTGGAGGCGGGGTTTCTGAGCGTAGAGATGCTGTACGGGAAGATTGGGCATCCAAGGAGGATGTACAAGCGTAGTGCGGTTTGA
- a CDS encoding DUF523 domain-containing protein — translation MPIKDIILLSPCLSGHLVRYNGTDKSCSSDLLQHWREEGRLVTHCPELAAWLALKTAQSQGGIENPRVLGSILSSGTTV, via the coding sequence ATGCCCATCAAAGATATAATCCTGCTTAGCCCCTGCCTGTCAGGGCACCTTGTCCGCTACAACGGTACCGATAAATCCTGTTCCTCAGATCTGCTGCAACACTGGCGCGAAGAAGGCCGTCTGGTCACCCACTGCCCGGAACTGGCGGCATGGCTGGCGTTGAAAACTGCGCAGAGTCAGGGCGGGATTGAAAATCCCCGTGTCCTTGGTTCGATTCTGAGTTCGGGAACCACTGTTTAA
- a CDS encoding ATP-binding protein, with product MKVSFQIKLFISLVAFFSVLFALLGGYYYADVGKQLYQEMSARAKIQAEEIALIPSLRNEVEQKDITAIHDFMQKMAAHSDASFIVIGDNTGKHLFHSVFADRVGTTLVGGDNEAVLQGKSTTTIRKGGLGISLRSKAPIFNDAGQVVGIVSVGYLTSYLDTITVSKVVNILIAAVLLLLALFIFSWFFTRSIKKQIFSLEPREIGLLVRQQKAMMESIYEGVIAIDNERRIEVINQAARKLLGLSQPARELRGQLISQVIDPVPFFDTQTMLAKDTHDEICRFNDLTVIASRVHIMLEGSLQGWVITFRDRNEIDSLSAQLSQVKRYVDNLRIMRHEQLNRMTTLSGLLHMGRYEEAIGYIQAQSEHAQELLDFISSRFSSPTLCGLLLGKAARAREKGVELSFDPACRLDKPFLPLGEQELISIIGNLLDNAIEATQRSPLPHAPVEVLIKLSEQELIIEVADQGVGIKPEIRERIFERGITTKTRGDHGIGLYLIESYVMQAGGAIEVADNTPRGAIFSLFIPASGTVRQLEDTDYAT from the coding sequence ATGAAAGTCTCTTTCCAGATTAAGTTGTTTATTTCGCTGGTTGCCTTTTTCTCAGTGCTTTTTGCGTTACTGGGCGGATATTATTATGCCGATGTCGGTAAGCAGCTTTATCAGGAAATGAGTGCGCGCGCAAAAATACAGGCGGAGGAGATTGCGCTTATTCCGTCATTACGCAATGAAGTTGAACAAAAAGATATCACCGCGATCCATGATTTTATGCAGAAAATGGCTGCCCATAGCGATGCCAGCTTTATTGTCATTGGAGATAACACGGGAAAGCACCTTTTTCATTCCGTCTTTGCCGACAGAGTGGGCACGACGCTGGTTGGCGGCGACAATGAGGCCGTCCTGCAGGGGAAAAGCACGACAACCATCCGTAAAGGCGGACTGGGTATTTCGCTGCGCAGTAAAGCCCCTATTTTCAACGATGCCGGGCAGGTGGTTGGCATTGTTTCCGTGGGCTATCTCACCAGCTACCTGGATACCATTACCGTCAGTAAAGTGGTCAATATCCTGATTGCCGCCGTGCTGCTGCTTTTGGCCCTCTTTATCTTCTCCTGGTTCTTTACCCGCAGTATAAAGAAGCAGATCTTCTCCCTCGAACCGCGAGAAATCGGCCTGCTGGTACGTCAGCAAAAGGCGATGATGGAATCTATCTACGAAGGGGTGATTGCCATTGATAACGAGCGGCGCATAGAAGTGATCAACCAGGCGGCGCGCAAACTGCTGGGGCTGAGCCAGCCGGCGCGTGAACTGCGCGGGCAGTTGATAAGCCAGGTGATCGACCCGGTCCCGTTCTTCGACACGCAGACGATGCTGGCTAAAGATACCCACGATGAGATTTGCCGTTTTAACGATCTCACGGTGATTGCCAGCCGGGTTCACATCATGCTTGAGGGCTCGCTGCAGGGCTGGGTGATCACCTTCCGCGATCGCAACGAAATCGACTCTCTGAGCGCCCAGCTCAGCCAGGTAAAGCGCTATGTCGATAACCTGCGCATTATGCGTCACGAGCAGTTAAACCGGATGACCACCCTCTCCGGCCTGCTGCATATGGGCCGCTATGAGGAGGCGATTGGCTATATTCAGGCGCAGTCGGAACATGCCCAGGAGCTGCTGGACTTTATCTCGTCGCGCTTCAGTTCTCCCACCCTGTGCGGCCTGCTGCTCGGGAAAGCCGCCCGAGCGCGGGAAAAAGGTGTCGAGCTGAGTTTCGACCCGGCCTGTCGGCTGGATAAGCCGTTCCTGCCGCTTGGGGAGCAAGAGTTGATTTCGATTATTGGTAACCTGCTGGATAACGCCATCGAAGCAACACAGCGCTCGCCGCTTCCCCATGCGCCAGTGGAAGTGCTGATAAAACTCAGCGAGCAGGAGCTGATTATTGAAGTCGCCGACCAGGGCGTAGGCATTAAACCGGAGATCCGTGAGCGGATCTTTGAACGCGGCATCACCACCAAAACACGCGGCGATCATGGGATTGGTCTGTATCTGATCGAAAGCTACGTTATGCAGGCTGGCGGCGCGATAGAAGTTGCCGATAATACCCCACGCGGCGCCATTTTCTCACTGTTTATCCCGGCCTCGGGAACCGTCCGGCAACTGGAAGACACCGACTATGCAACATGA
- a CDS encoding 2-hydroxycarboxylate transporter family protein, whose translation MSTTDDSFSVTHDPIEIQRPSLKERWWHIMDTWKIGIIPLPLFVLAGALIAIDCLGGKLPSDIVVMVATLAFFGFACGEFGKRLPIVGKLGAAAICATFIPSALVYYGLLPDVVVESTTKFYKSTNILYLYICCIIVGSIMSMNRTVLIQGFLRIFFPMLCGEIVGMLVGMGVGLALGLEPFQIFFFIILPIMAGGVGEGAIPLSIGYATLLHMDQGVALGRVLPMVMLGGLTAIIISGCLNQLGKRYPHLTGEGQLMPNRANADTTVSQPAFSGKADVTTIASGALLAVLLYMLGMLGHKLIGLPAPVGMLFMAVLVKLCNGASPRLLEGSQVVYKFFQTSVTYPILFAVGVAITPWHELVAAFTVSNLLVIVSTVSALVATGFFVGKKIGMHPIDVAIVSCCQSGQGGTGDVAILTAGNRMSLMPFAQIATRIGGAINVSISLLILGNFLV comes from the coding sequence ATGAGCACAACTGACGATTCTTTCTCTGTTACCCACGACCCGATTGAAATTCAGCGACCCTCGCTCAAAGAGCGTTGGTGGCATATTATGGATACCTGGAAAATCGGGATTATCCCTCTGCCGCTGTTTGTTCTGGCGGGCGCACTGATTGCGATTGATTGTCTGGGCGGAAAGCTGCCGAGCGACATCGTGGTGATGGTAGCGACCCTGGCCTTCTTCGGCTTTGCCTGCGGTGAGTTTGGCAAGCGCCTGCCGATTGTCGGCAAGCTCGGTGCGGCGGCGATTTGCGCCACCTTTATCCCTTCCGCGCTGGTCTATTACGGCCTGCTGCCGGATGTGGTGGTCGAGTCCACCACGAAGTTCTATAAATCCACCAATATTCTCTATCTCTACATCTGCTGCATTATCGTCGGCAGCATCATGAGCATGAACCGCACGGTGCTGATTCAGGGCTTCCTGCGCATCTTCTTCCCGATGCTGTGCGGTGAAATTGTCGGCATGCTGGTGGGGATGGGCGTTGGTCTCGCGCTGGGTCTGGAGCCGTTCCAGATCTTCTTCTTTATCATTCTGCCCATTATGGCGGGCGGCGTCGGGGAAGGCGCAATTCCGCTTTCCATCGGTTATGCCACCCTGCTGCACATGGACCAGGGCGTAGCGCTCGGTCGCGTGCTGCCGATGGTGATGCTCGGCGGTCTGACTGCGATCATTATCTCCGGTTGCCTGAACCAGCTTGGTAAGCGCTACCCGCACCTGACCGGTGAAGGCCAGCTGATGCCTAACCGCGCCAATGCCGATACCACCGTCTCTCAGCCTGCGTTCTCTGGTAAAGCGGACGTGACCACAATCGCCTCTGGCGCCCTGCTGGCGGTGCTGCTCTACATGCTGGGCATGCTCGGCCACAAGCTCATTGGCCTGCCAGCCCCGGTCGGCATGCTGTTTATGGCGGTGCTGGTGAAGCTCTGCAACGGCGCCTCTCCGCGCCTGCTGGAAGGTTCGCAGGTCGTCTACAAATTCTTCCAGACTTCCGTGACCTACCCCATCCTCTTCGCCGTCGGCGTGGCTATCACCCCGTGGCACGAACTAGTGGCGGCGTTCACCGTCAGCAACCTGCTGGTGATTGTCAGCACCGTTTCTGCGCTGGTGGCGACCGGCTTCTTCGTCGGCAAAAAGATCGGTATGCATCCGATTGATGTCGCCATCGTCTCCTGCTGCCAGAGCGGGCAGGGCGGTACCGGCGACGTGGCGATCCTGACCGCAGGCAACCGCATGAGCCTGATGCCGTTCGCCCAGATTGCTACCCGTATCGGCGGAGCGATTAACGTCTCTATCTCTCTGCTGATTCTGGGCAACTTCCTCGTTTAA
- a CDS encoding ornithine decarboxylase: MKTMKIAVSRELLSTVSTHREKVTLDNTDFTDVAAVVMTTAESRSGILALLKRTGFQLPVFIFSQEQTDVPDGATAVISGKAQEFLELETAASRYEENLLPPFFDTLSQYVEMGNSTFACPGHQHGAFFKKHPAGRQFFDFFGENVFRADMCNADVKLGDLLIHEGSAKHAQKFAAKVFNADKTYFVLNGTSAANKVVTNALLTRGDLVLFDRNNHKSNHHGALIQAGATPVYLEAARNPFGFIGGIDEHCFDDAYLRDLIREAAPEKADEARPFRLAIIQLGTYDGTIYNARQVIDKIGHLCDYILFDSAWVGYEQFIPMMAETSPLLLELNENDPGIFVTQSVHKQQAGFSQTSQIHKKDNHIRGQARFCPHKRLNNAFMLHASTSPFYPLFAALDVNAKIHEGESGRRLWAECVELGIEARKAIIANCHMIKPFIPPVVAGRPWQDHPTHAIASERRFFSFEPGAKWHGFAGYAREQYFVDPCKLLLTTPGIDAETGEYTGFGIPATILAHYLRENGIVPEKCDLNSILFLLTPAESSEKLAQLVAMLGQFEQHIEDDTPLADVLPTIYQKYPVRYRDYTLRQLCQEMHDLYVSFDVKDLQKAMFRKESLPEVVMNPQDANRAYIRGEVELVRIRDAAGRIAAEGALPYPPGVLCVVPGEVWGGAVQRYFLALEEGINLLPGFSPELQGVYSEKDADGIKRLYGYVLR, encoded by the coding sequence ATGAAAACCATGAAAATTGCCGTCAGCCGCGAGCTGCTCTCCACTGTCTCAACCCACCGTGAAAAGGTGACGCTGGATAACACGGATTTTACCGATGTGGCGGCAGTCGTCATGACAACTGCTGAAAGTCGCAGCGGTATTCTCGCGTTGCTGAAACGCACGGGCTTTCAGCTACCGGTGTTTATTTTCTCGCAGGAGCAAACGGACGTGCCTGACGGTGCTACCGCGGTCATCTCGGGGAAAGCGCAGGAGTTTCTGGAACTGGAGACTGCTGCCAGCCGTTACGAAGAGAATCTGCTGCCGCCGTTTTTCGACACCCTGAGCCAGTACGTGGAGATGGGTAACAGCACCTTCGCCTGTCCTGGTCACCAGCACGGGGCGTTTTTCAAAAAGCATCCGGCGGGACGACAGTTTTTTGATTTCTTCGGTGAGAACGTGTTTCGTGCCGACATGTGCAATGCTGACGTAAAACTCGGGGATTTACTGATCCATGAAGGGTCCGCCAAGCATGCGCAAAAGTTCGCGGCGAAAGTGTTCAATGCGGATAAAACCTACTTTGTGCTGAACGGCACGTCGGCGGCCAACAAGGTGGTGACCAACGCGCTGCTGACGCGTGGCGATCTGGTGCTGTTCGACCGCAACAACCATAAATCCAACCACCACGGGGCGCTGATTCAGGCTGGGGCCACGCCGGTGTATCTTGAGGCTGCGCGTAATCCATTTGGCTTTATTGGCGGGATTGACGAGCACTGTTTTGATGACGCGTACCTGCGCGATCTTATCCGCGAGGCTGCGCCGGAGAAAGCCGACGAGGCGCGTCCGTTCCGCCTGGCGATCATCCAGCTTGGCACCTATGACGGCACGATCTACAACGCCCGTCAGGTGATCGACAAGATCGGCCATCTGTGTGATTACATCCTGTTTGACTCTGCCTGGGTGGGCTACGAGCAATTTATTCCGATGATGGCGGAAACGTCTCCGCTGTTGCTGGAGCTGAACGAGAACGATCCTGGCATTTTTGTGACCCAGTCGGTGCATAAGCAGCAGGCCGGGTTCTCGCAAACGTCGCAGATCCATAAAAAGGATAACCACATTCGTGGCCAGGCGCGGTTCTGCCCCCATAAGCGGCTGAACAATGCGTTTATGCTGCACGCCTCCACCAGTCCGTTTTATCCGCTGTTTGCAGCGCTGGATGTGAATGCCAAAATTCATGAAGGCGAGAGTGGGCGCAGGCTGTGGGCGGAGTGTGTTGAGCTGGGCATTGAGGCGCGCAAGGCGATCATTGCCAACTGCCATATGATTAAGCCGTTTATCCCGCCGGTGGTGGCGGGGCGGCCGTGGCAGGATCATCCGACGCACGCCATTGCCAGCGAGCGCCGCTTCTTCAGCTTCGAGCCGGGGGCGAAATGGCACGGGTTTGCGGGTTATGCCCGCGAGCAGTACTTTGTCGACCCGTGCAAGCTGCTGCTGACCACGCCGGGTATTGATGCCGAAACCGGGGAATATACCGGGTTCGGTATTCCGGCGACCATTCTTGCGCACTACCTGCGCGAAAACGGCATCGTGCCGGAGAAATGCGATCTCAACTCAATCCTGTTCCTGCTGACGCCAGCTGAAAGCAGCGAGAAGCTGGCGCAGCTGGTGGCAATGCTGGGACAGTTCGAGCAGCATATTGAAGACGATACGCCGCTGGCGGACGTACTGCCGACCATCTACCAGAAATACCCGGTGCGCTACCGGGATTACACCCTCCGCCAGTTGTGTCAGGAGATGCACGATCTTTATGTCAGCTTTGACGTAAAAGATCTGCAGAAGGCGATGTTCCGCAAGGAGAGCTTGCCTGAGGTGGTAATGAACCCGCAGGATGCAAACCGGGCCTATATTCGCGGAGAGGTGGAGCTGGTTCGCATACGGGATGCCGCAGGGCGCATTGCTGCCGAAGGGGCGCTGCCCTATCCGCCTGGCGTGCTGTGCGTGGTGCCGGGTGAGGTCTGGGGCGGGGCGGTACAGCGTTACTTCCTGGCGCTGGAAGAGGGCATCAACCTGCTGCCGGGCTTCTCGCCGGAGCTGCAGGGGGTATACAGCGAGAAGGATGCGGACGGGATTAAACGGCTGTATGGGTATGTGTTGAGGTAG
- the pgaA gene encoding poly-beta-1,6 N-acetyl-D-glucosamine export porin PgaA, with protein sequence MERSLRFNTLFFYRTPGLLLLLLLFPVLVQATESVYEQQIQQARNGNYTPFLDYLQHYQQQHALTPEQVADWLQVASWAGHDDEVIEVWQRYGIYMPLPARGVAAVAQARRNQKAWQPALSLWKEACSLAPNNDDYRIGYIKTLADARMDALALQEARQLVTQNPTQAHLQTLSYVWLRQGKSWDRLLADTRALATAPENNVLLSELVDALTDNRVNTPALILSQRVPLSPAERRRLERNAAAERVRLADVPGRTEKERLQLAQSALNRYDVLLSRWKSEPQAAEDVILARIDRLGALYAHADYPQVISEYQDLTAAQHPVPDWAIGWVISAYLQEKNADAAFSLLQRYPQYAADPQDEEHALFYAWLDTGQYRAARQYVERQTRNVPWTRYDFGSPTPQPNDRWLTGQSLRFNYLLATYALPEAEKLSQRLATTAPGNQGLQIDYATLLQARGLPRAAEQKLKMAEALEPSNLELEQQQAYVAMDLQEWQEMDLLVDDVLARAPVDRSARRLDRLRTVHHMSELRLNASKGLHSDNPVSGTHDLNWDATLYGPPVADNWRLFAGTRYAEGNFDEGKGTSRHLLGGVEWRPRDLQLEAELSSNRYHGANKPGARLSTTYFLTDNWQLSGSLERVSRTTPLRALRNGISANRGEGGVRWYQNERREYQFSAAVSRFSDHNHRQEYTLTGKERLWQTPSLTLDLEPGIAASKNSLRDTLYYNPARDLSVTAALSVDHEMYRHYDTLWSQQFVAGGGSYWQKNQSAGAITLLGYGQRIQWNNVIDTGVMLNWDKRPYDGKRESNLSVTFDATLRF encoded by the coding sequence ATGGAAAGATCGCTTCGCTTCAATACGTTATTCTTTTATCGCACCCCAGGATTATTGTTACTGTTATTACTCTTTCCTGTTCTGGTTCAGGCAACGGAATCCGTTTATGAACAACAGATTCAACAGGCGCGTAACGGTAATTACACGCCATTTCTTGATTATCTGCAGCATTATCAGCAACAGCACGCCCTGACGCCTGAACAGGTCGCAGACTGGTTACAGGTGGCATCCTGGGCAGGTCATGATGATGAGGTGATTGAGGTCTGGCAGCGTTATGGCATTTATATGCCGCTGCCCGCTCGCGGCGTTGCTGCCGTTGCCCAGGCCAGGAGAAATCAAAAAGCGTGGCAGCCAGCCTTATCGCTCTGGAAAGAGGCGTGCAGCCTTGCGCCGAATAACGATGATTATCGTATCGGCTATATCAAAACCCTGGCCGATGCCCGCATGGATGCACTCGCGCTGCAGGAAGCCCGGCAGCTGGTCACCCAAAACCCCACTCAGGCGCATCTTCAGACGCTCTCGTATGTCTGGTTACGCCAGGGAAAAAGCTGGGATCGGCTTCTGGCGGACACGCGCGCACTGGCTACCGCGCCAGAGAATAATGTCCTGCTCAGCGAGCTTGTCGACGCCCTGACGGATAACCGCGTGAATACCCCCGCGCTCATACTTTCACAGCGGGTGCCGCTGTCCCCGGCGGAGCGTCGCCGTCTTGAGCGTAACGCCGCCGCCGAAAGGGTTCGCCTTGCCGATGTGCCAGGCAGAACAGAAAAGGAGCGCCTGCAGCTTGCGCAATCTGCGCTGAATCGTTACGACGTTCTGCTTTCTCGCTGGAAAAGCGAGCCGCAGGCGGCGGAAGATGTCATCCTTGCGCGTATAGACCGGCTCGGCGCGCTGTACGCCCATGCTGATTATCCGCAGGTCATCAGCGAGTATCAGGATCTTACGGCAGCGCAGCACCCGGTGCCGGACTGGGCAATCGGCTGGGTTATCTCCGCGTATCTGCAGGAGAAAAACGCCGATGCCGCCTTCTCGCTTCTGCAACGCTATCCGCAATACGCCGCCGATCCGCAGGACGAAGAGCACGCACTTTTCTACGCCTGGCTGGATACCGGGCAGTATCGGGCCGCCCGCCAGTATGTAGAGCGCCAGACCCGTAACGTCCCCTGGACCCGCTACGATTTCGGTTCCCCTACCCCTCAGCCGAACGATCGATGGCTCACCGGGCAGTCTCTCCGTTTTAACTATCTGCTGGCGACCTACGCCCTGCCTGAAGCCGAAAAGCTGTCTCAGCGTCTGGCGACAACGGCGCCGGGCAACCAGGGATTGCAGATTGACTACGCCACTTTGCTACAGGCGCGGGGCCTGCCGCGTGCGGCCGAGCAGAAGCTGAAAATGGCGGAGGCACTGGAGCCATCAAATCTGGAGCTTGAGCAACAGCAGGCTTACGTCGCCATGGATCTACAGGAGTGGCAAGAGATGGATTTACTGGTCGACGACGTGCTTGCTCGCGCGCCGGTCGATCGCAGTGCCCGTCGTCTGGACAGGCTCAGAACGGTTCATCATATGTCCGAGCTGCGCCTCAATGCGAGCAAGGGTTTGCACTCCGATAACCCCGTCAGCGGTACGCACGACCTGAACTGGGACGCCACGCTCTATGGCCCGCCAGTTGCGGATAACTGGCGGCTGTTTGCCGGCACCCGCTATGCAGAGGGTAATTTCGATGAAGGCAAAGGCACCAGCCGCCACCTCCTGGGCGGCGTGGAATGGCGGCCTCGTGACCTCCAGCTCGAAGCCGAGCTCTCCAGCAACCGCTATCACGGCGCGAACAAGCCGGGGGCTCGCCTTTCCACAACTTACTTTCTCACCGATAACTGGCAGCTCAGCGGCAGCCTTGAACGCGTATCTCGCACCACGCCCTTACGGGCATTACGCAACGGGATTAGCGCCAACCGGGGGGAAGGCGGCGTGCGCTGGTATCAAAACGAGCGACGTGAGTATCAGTTTAGCGCCGCCGTCAGCCGCTTCTCAGACCACAACCACCGTCAGGAATACACCCTTACGGGTAAGGAGCGTCTCTGGCAAACCCCGTCCCTGACGCTGGATCTCGAACCGGGGATCGCCGCCAGTAAAAACAGCCTGCGGGACACGCTCTATTACAACCCGGCGCGGGATCTGTCCGTAACGGCCGCTCTGTCCGTCGATCATGAGATGTATCGCCATTACGACACCCTCTGGAGCCAGCAGTTCGTGGCAGGCGGCGGCAGCTACTGGCAGAAAAACCAGTCCGCCGGGGCCATCACCCTGCTGGGCTACGGACAACGCATCCAGTGGAACAACGTCATCGATACCGGCGTGATGCTGAACTGGGATAAACGCCCTTACGACGGCAAGCGCGAGAGCAATCTCTCCGTCACGTTTGATGCGACTTTACGCTTTTAA
- a CDS encoding DUF554 domain-containing protein — protein MVIGPFINAGAVLLGGILGGVLSQRLPERIRTSMPSIFGLASLGIGILLVIKCANLPVMVLATLLGALIGEFCYLEKGINNAVGKAKNLIARPGKAKNGSHESFIQNYVAIIILFCASGTGIFGSMQEGMTGDPSILIAKAFLDFFTATIFATTLGIAVAAICVPMLLIQLALATCAALILPLTTPAMMADFTAVGGLLLLATGLRICGIKMFAVVNMLPALLIAMPLSALWTRFFA, from the coding sequence GTGGTAATTGGACCCTTTATCAACGCCGGCGCAGTGCTGCTGGGCGGCATACTTGGCGGCGTGTTAAGCCAGCGGCTACCGGAGCGTATTCGTACCTCCATGCCGTCTATTTTTGGCCTGGCCTCGCTGGGCATCGGCATCCTTTTAGTCATCAAATGCGCCAACCTGCCCGTCATGGTGCTGGCAACGCTGCTCGGCGCACTGATTGGCGAATTTTGCTATCTGGAAAAAGGCATCAATAACGCGGTAGGCAAAGCCAAAAACCTGATTGCCCGACCCGGTAAGGCGAAAAACGGTTCGCACGAGTCGTTTATTCAGAACTACGTTGCGATCATTATTCTGTTTTGTGCCAGCGGCACCGGGATATTCGGTTCGATGCAGGAAGGGATGACGGGCGATCCGAGCATATTAATTGCGAAAGCGTTTCTCGATTTCTTCACCGCCACCATTTTTGCCACCACGCTCGGTATCGCCGTCGCGGCAATTTGCGTTCCGATGCTGCTGATTCAGCTGGCTCTCGCCACCTGCGCCGCGCTGATACTCCCGCTCACCACGCCGGCGATGATGGCAGACTTTACCGCCGTCGGCGGCCTGCTGTTGCTGGCGACCGGGTTACGCATCTGCGGGATTAAGATGTTTGCCGTGGTGAATATGCTGCCCGCGCTGCTGATCGCCATGCCGCTCTCAGCGCTCTGGACGCGCTTTTTCGCTTAA
- a CDS encoding helix-turn-helix domain-containing protein, with amino-acid sequence MRLFFPDIILLDSIDRNIFDNGADEYSVLIDSRSPLRLYDYLIRHPARTRKTICCVMMDMRHREENLLSMKLFMNTSLTAPDMASLFNLVLNMKGRRLTTKWLLNLRLSTHEAIMLRLLRAGMSMEAVADELNTSVKSLYRKRTALSERLGAENFNEACLFIFKNKLLDVIGNDP; translated from the coding sequence ATGAGGCTTTTTTTTCCAGATATTATCCTGCTCGACTCGATTGACAGAAACATATTTGATAATGGTGCCGACGAATACTCTGTATTGATTGATAGTCGTTCTCCGCTCCGTTTATATGATTACCTGATACGCCATCCGGCCAGAACAAGGAAAACGATCTGCTGCGTTATGATGGATATGCGACATCGCGAAGAGAATCTACTCAGTATGAAGTTGTTTATGAACACGTCGCTCACCGCGCCGGATATGGCGTCGCTGTTTAATCTGGTGCTCAATATGAAGGGCAGGCGTCTGACAACCAAATGGCTGCTTAACTTACGGCTTAGCACGCACGAGGCGATCATGCTGCGGTTGCTGAGGGCAGGGATGTCGATGGAAGCCGTTGCCGATGAGCTGAATACGTCGGTGAAAAGCCTCTACCGCAAACGAACGGCGCTTTCGGAACGGCTGGGGGCGGAGAACTTCAATGAGGCGTGTTTGTTTATCTTTAAAAATAAACTGCTGGATGTGATTGGGAACGATCCCTAG